A single window of Anopheles moucheti chromosome 2, idAnoMoucSN_F20_07, whole genome shotgun sequence DNA harbors:
- the LOC128299404 gene encoding phosphate carrier protein, mitochondrial-like, producing MFAGLLDAARNSPFRTPFTRVQCDDGTPSTEKAIVPGRSVQAASASREVEFGSNEFFGLCAVGGILSCGITHTAVVPLDLVKCRLQVDQAKYKNLFHGFKVTIAEEGARGLAKGWAPTFFGYSAQGAFKFGLYEVFKIRYADMIGEENAYLYRTWVYLGASASAEFFADIALAPLEAAKVKIQTMPGYANTMRQAMPKMLGEEGVMAFYKGLVPLWCRQIPYTMMKFACFEKTVELLYKHVVPKPRDQCSKGEQLVVTFAAGYIAGVFCAVVSHPADVVVSKLNQAKGSSAIDVAKKLGFMGMWNGLTPRIIMIGTLTALQWFIYDGVKVALSIPRPPPPEMPESLKKKLNVE from the exons ATGTTTGCCGGACTGCTGGATGCCGCACGGAACTCACCCTTCCGCACACCGTTCACACGTGTCCAGTGCGACGATGGTACACCCAGCACGGAAAAGGCCATCGTACCGGGCCGATCGGTCCAGGCTGCGTCAGCAAGCCGCGAGGTAGAGTTCGGTTCTAACGAATTCTTCGGTCTGTGCGCTGTTGGCGGTATCCTGTCGTGTGGCATCACGCACACGGCCGTTGTACCGCTCGATTTGGTCAAATGTCGCCTGCAGGTCGACCAGGCCAAGTACAAGAATCTGTTCCACGGATTCAAGGTCACCATCGCGGAGGAAGGTGCTCGCGGTCTCGCCAAAGGATGGGCACCGACCTTCTTCGGCTATTCGGCACAG GGTGCCTTTAAATTCGGTCTGTACGAAGTATTCAAAATCAGGTACGCGGATATGATTGGCGAAGAGAATGCATACCTGTACCGTACCTGGGTGTATCTGGGAGCTTCGGCATCGGCCGAATTCTTCGCCGACATTGCACTAGCACCTCTGGAGGCGGCCAAGGTTAAGATCCAAACCATGCCAGGATACGCCAACACGATGCGACAAGCCATGCCGAAGATGCTGGGCGAGGAAGGCGTTATGGCGTTCTACAAGGGTCTTGTTCCGCTCTGGTGCCGTCAGATCCCGTACACGATGATGAAGTTCGCCTGCTTCGAAAAGACCGTTGAACTGCTGTACAA GCATGTCGTACCGAAGCCACGTGACCAGTGCTCGAAGGGTGAACAGCTAGTGGTAACGTTCGCTGCCGGTTACATTGCCGGTGTGTTCTGCGCCGTCGTGTCGCATCCGGCCGATGTGGTTGTATCGAAGCTGAACCAGGCCAAGGGATCATCTGCGATCGATGTGGCAAAGAAACTTGGCTTCATGGGCATGTGGAATGGATTGACGCCGCGTATCATCATGATCGGTACGCTGACCGCCCTGCAGTGGTTCATCTATGATGGTGTGAAGGTAGCCCTCTCGATCCCCCGTCCACCACCGCCAGAGATGCCGGAGTCGTTGAAAAAGAAGCTGAACGTAGAGTAA
- the LOC128299572 gene encoding phosphate carrier protein, mitochondrial-like translates to MFTALLDAARNSPFKTPFTKAQCDAGTVAPVRGRSIAAAASDEVEFGSTKFFVLCGLGGIISCGSTHTFVVPLDLVKCRLQVDQAKYKNVFHGFKLTLAEDGSRGLVKGWAPTFFGYSAQGAFKFGLYEVFKVQYANMLGEENAYLYRTWLYLGASASAEFFADMALSPFEAAKVKIQTMPGYANTMREAMPKMMGEEGIMAFYKGLVPLWCRQIPYTMMKFACFEKTVELLYAYVVPKPRDQCSKGEQLVVTFAAGYIAGVFCAIVSHPADVVVSKLNQAKGSSAFDVAKQLGFMGMWNGLMPRIIMIGTLTALQWFIYDGVKVALSIPRPPPPEMPESLKKKLGVQ, encoded by the exons ATGTTTACCGCACTGCTGGACGCTGCCCGTAACTCGCCATTCAAGACTCCGTTCACGAAGGCTCAATGCGATGCCGGTACCGTTGCACCGGTACGTGGTCGCTCGATCGCTGCCGCTGCCAGCGATGAGGTTGAGTTCGGTTCGACCAAATTCTTCGTGCTGTGCGGTCTCGGTGGTATCATTTCCTGCGGCTCCACGCACACGTTCGTTGTGCCGCTCGATCTGGTCAAGTGTCGGCTGCAGGTCGACCAGGCCAAGTACAAGAATGTGTTCCATGGATTCAAGCTGACGCTCGCCGAGGATGGTTCCCGTGGTCTTGTGAAAGGATGGGCACCGACGTTCTTCGGCTACTCGGCACAG GGTGCGTTCAAGTTCGGGCTGTATGAGGTGTTCAAGGTGCAGTACGCCAACATGCTGGGTGAGGAAAATGCCTACCTCTACCGCACCTGGCTGTACCTGGGAGCATCGGCATCGGCCGAATTCTTCGCCGACATGGCGCTGTCGCCGTTCGAGGCGGCCAAGGTTAAGATCCAAACCATGCCAGGATACGCCAACACGATGCGTGAAGCGATGCCGAAGATGATGGGCGAGGAGGGTATTATGGCGTTCTACAAGGGTCTCGTTCCGCTCTGGTGCCGTCAGATCCCGTACACGATGATGAAGTTCGCCTGCTTTGAGAAGACCGTTGAACTGCTCTATGC CTATGTCGTACCGAAGCCACGCGACCAGTGCTCGAAGGGTGAACAGCTAGTGGTGACGTTCGCTGCCGGTTACATTGCAGGTGTGTTCTGTGCCATCGTTTCCCACCCGGCCGATGTGGTTGTATCGAAGCTGAACCAGGCTAAGGGATCGTCCGCATTCGACGTGGCGAAGCAGCTTGGCTTCATGGGCATGTGGAACGGTCTTATGCCGCGTATCATCATGATCGGTACGCTTACCGCCCTGCAGTGGTTCATCTATGACGGTGTGAAGGTAGCCCTCTCGATCCCCCGTCCACCTCCGCCAGAGATGCCGGAATCGCTGAAAAAGAAGCTTGGAGTGCAGTAA
- the LOC128298095 gene encoding uncharacterized protein LOC128298095 → MNVIQSNISTTIRSFNISDDIRIEVKKFRTNASIDEVDIEDDEDDISVIQKIHKTFADPHSTTFDPATLKSIIARLDEIEKKLENVVYINQQADALEAAARQTGIVSLPSAGGVIVGSTGDEGLELKLELDSDSELIGEFIEQDELKLVEFPINRIEELKELEESITSDQESFVSLVNFIGSTVQKYNRNLELVLKDFITESLINELGYSTTKESMLSFYIFNQLLYDIWKNDYSTLNDYNNKLKNIVIKTQNRFLRLNKNKK, encoded by the exons ATGAATGTGATACAGTCCAACATTTCCACCACGATAAGAAGCTTCAACATTTCGGACGATATCCGAATCGAGGTGAAGAAATTCCGCACCAATGCGAGCATCGATGAGGTTGACATCGAGGACGACGAGGATGATATTT CCGTTATTCAGAAAATTCACAAAACATTTGCCGATCCGCACAGCACAACGTTTGATCCGGCCACGTTGAAATCGATCATTGCACGGCTGGATGAGATTGAAAAGAAGCTGGAAAATGTGGTGTACATAAACCAGCAGGCAGACGCGCTCGAGGCAGCCGCACGACAAACCGGAATCGTTAGCTTGCCCTCTGCGGGAGGCGTTATTGTAGGCAGTACGGGTGACGAAGGGTTGGAACTAAAGCTGGAACTCGATTCCGACAGTGAGCTGATCGGCGAATTCATCGAACAGGACGAACTAAAGCTGGTCGAGTTTCCCATCAACCGAATCGAAGAGCTGAAGGAGCTCGAGGAGTCCATCACATCGGACCAGGAGTCATTTGTTTCGctt GTTAATTTCATCGGCAGCaccgtacaaaagtacaaccGCAATCTGGAACTGGTGCTGAAAGATTTCATCACAGAATCACTTATCAACGAGCTTGGCTACAGCACCACCAAGGAATCGATGCTATCGTTCTACATCTTCAATCAGTTGCTCTACG ATATCTGGAAAAATGATTACTCAACCTTAAACGACTACAACAACAAGCTGAAAAATATTGTAATTAAAACGCAAAATCGATTTTTgcgattaaacaaaaacaagaaatag
- the LOC128306530 gene encoding sorbitol dehydrogenase-like, with protein sequence MANKTDNLTAVLYGIEDLRLEQRPIPVPKEDEVLLAMDVVGICGSDVHYLVKGRIGDFIVKKPMVIGHEAAGIVSQVGSKVKHLKVGDRVAIEPGYGCRTCEYCKSGAYNLCADMIFCATPPYDGNLTRYFAHPADFCYKLPDHVTMEEGALLEPLSVGVHACRRANVGLGSQVLILGAGPIGLVTLIVAKSMGAGKVLVTDLLQNRLDVAKELGADETFIIPKDASETELVRAIHELMGGAPDKTIDCSGAEATARLMILATKAGGVGVMVGMGAPEVKLPLVNALAREVDIRGVFRYCNDYPVALSLVASGKVNVKRLVTHHFNIEETAKAFHTTRHGVDGAIKVMIHVQPKDKNNPK encoded by the exons ATGGCCAACAAAACTGACAATCTAACCGCCGTACTGTACGGCATTGAGGATCTACGCTTGGAGCAGCGTCCAATCCCCGTTCCAAAGGAAGATG AGGTCCTGCTGGCAATGGATGTCGTCGGTATCTGTGGTTCAGATGTGCACTACCTGGTGAAAGGACGCATCGGTGATTTCATCGTGAAAAAACCCATGGTCATAGGCCACGAAGCGGCAGGAATTGTGTCCCAGGTAGGATCCAAGGTGAAGCATCTGAAAGTGGGTGATCGTGTTGCGATCGAACCCGGTTACGGATGCCGCACGTGCGAGTACTGTAAGAGCGGTGCGTACAATCTCTGTGCGGATATGATATTCTGCGCCACGCCTCCTTACGATGGTAATCTGACCCGGTACTTCGCCCATCCGGCGGACTTTTGCTACAAACTTCCGGACCACGTAACTATGGAGGAGGGAGCCCTGCTGGAACCGCTCTCCGTCGGTGTGCATGCATGTCGCCGGGCAAACGTTGGTTTGGGTTCGCAGGTGTTAATTCTCGGTGCAGGCCCCATCGGTCTGGTAACGCTTATAGTGGCCAAATCAATGGGTGCCGGTAAGGTGCTCGTTACCGATCTGCTACAAAATCGACTGGACGTGGCGAAGGAGTTGGGCGCTGACGAAACGTTCATCATTCCGAAGGATGCGTCCGAGACCGAACTGGTAAGGGCTATTCATGAGCTGATGGGTGGCGCACCAGATAAAACGATCGATTGTAGCGGTGCAGAAGCAACGGCTAGGCTAATGATTTTGGCCACTAAAGCTGGAGGTGTGGGTGTTATGGTGGGCATGGGTGCACCCGAGGTGAAGCTGCCACTGGTGAATGCACTTGCTCGCGAGGTTGACATCCGTGGTGTGTTCCGGTATTGCAACGA CTACCCGGTGGCTTTGAGCTTGGTTGCAAGCGGTAAAGTGAACGTAAAGCGGCTCGTTACGCATCATTTCAACATTGAAGAAACGGCCAAAGCTTTCCATACGACCCGTCACGGCGTAGATGGTGCCATAAAAGTAATGATCCATGTGCAAccaaaagataaaaataatccGAAATAG
- the LOC128297474 gene encoding sorbitol dehydrogenase-like, translated as MAQRKVKNLAGVVHGVEDFRVEEIPIPRPRDHEVLIEMDCVGICGSDVHYISHGGFGDYQLKDRLVLGHESSGVVLEIGRHVTNLKVGDRVAIEPAIGCRTCRHCKAGRYNLCPEGIYCATTGHGNLCNYYTHAADCCFKLPLNVTMEEGALLEPLAVAVHCCRRGGVGIGNTVLVLGAGPIGLVTMLVAKAMGAAKVCVIDLLESKLELAKTLGADATLAVSGHDAQEDVVKRIHLLLGTAPDISIECTGAEACVQLGIVATVPGGVVTLVGIGAIQQRIPITTALVREIDIRTAFRYANCYPAALAMVANGTIDALKLITHHYELTESEQAFKTARYGLDGAIKVMIHCQPRNKNNPKRKV; from the exons ATGGCACAACGGAAGGTTAAAAATCTGGCTGGTGTGGTTCATGGAGTTGAAGATTTCCGTGTG GAAGAAATCCCAATACCGCGACCGCGTGATCATGAGGTGTTGATCGAGATGGATTGTGTGGGAATATGTGGCTCGGATGTGCACTACATCTCGCACGGTGGGTTTGGCGATTATCAGCTGAAAGACCGGCTAGTGCTTGGCCACGAATCGTCCGGCGTAGTGTTGGAAATTGGGCGACACGTAACGAATTTGAAGGTGGGCGATCGTGTTGCCATCGAACCGGCCATAGGCTGTCGGACATGCCGACACTGTAAGGCCGGTCGGTACAATCTCTGCCCGGAAGGTATCTACTGTGCGACGACCGGTCACGGGAATTTGTGCAACTATTACACGCACGCGGCCGATTGCTGCTTTAAATTGCCACTGAATGTCACGATGGAGGAGGGTGCACTGTTGGAACCGCTAGCCGTGGCCGTACACTGCTGTCGACGGGGTGGAGTTGGTATCGGTAAtacggtgctggtgctgggTGCCGGACCGATCGGGCTCGTTACGATGCTGGTAGCAAAAGCGATGGGTGCGGCCAAGGTGTGCGTCATAGATCTGTTGGAAAGCAAGCTCGAGCTGGCGAAAACACTCGGTGCCGATGCCACGTTGGCAGTCAGTGGACACGATGCCCAGGAAGATGTTGTGAAACGCATTCATCTTCTGCTCGGTACGGCGCCCGATATTAGCATCGAATGTACTGGGGCCGAAGCCTGCGTTCAGCTGGGTATTGTAGCTACTGTCCCGGGCGGTGTAGTGACGCTGGTCGGTATCGGAGCTATACAGCAGCGTATTCCGATCACGACCGCTCTGGTACGTGAGATCGACATTAGAACGGCATTTCGCTATGCAAACTGCTACCCAGCCGCACTGGCAATGGTGGCCAACGGTACGATCGACGCACTCAAACTCATCACACACCATTACGAGCTGACGGAATCGGAGCAAGCGTTCAAGACCGCACGGTACGGTCTGGACGGTGCGATAAAGGTGATGATCCACTGTCAgccaagaaacaaaaacaatcccaAGCGAAAGGTGTAA
- the LOC128297222 gene encoding sorbitol dehydrogenase-like, whose amino-acid sequence MAPPQQNMAAVCYGRDDLRLVSIPVPEPAFNEVVLEVDSCGICGTDIHFLKEGGFGDQKLIRPLVLGHESAGVVRKVGSSVTHLKVGDRVAIEPAAGCRTCDLCKVGKYNICLNGKHCPTKNHDGNCSNFFAHYADCCFKLPDHVTMEEGALLEPLAVGVYAGRRADIRLGNSVIIFGAGPIGLISLIVAKAMGATRTVVLDLAKASNRLEVAKKLGATEVIPIGAADKEEDIVKKIQSALGGPADRVLECTGSQSGMRISIKATRNAGTVCLVGLGKEEVQLPMVDAISREIQIITVMRYNHDYPAALEIVSSGYVDVKPLVSHHFALKDVNEAFRVAASGEGLKVMVHLTPRDTNNPTKFVN is encoded by the exons ATGGCTCCTCCGCAGCAAAATATGGCCGCCGTGTGTTACGGTCGGGACGATCTGCGCTTGGTTTCGATCCCGGTACCCGAACCAGCCTTCAACGAGGTAGTGCTGGAGGTGGACAGCTGTGGCATCTGCGGTACGGACATTCACTTCCTGAAGGAGGGCGGTTTCGGCGATCAAAAGCTTATCCGGCCACTGGTGCTCGGGCACGAGTCGGCCGGTGTCGTGCGCAAGGTGGGCAGCTCAGTGACGCACCTGAAGGTGGGCGATCGGGTCGCGATCGAACCGGCAGCCGGTTGCCGCACGTGTGATCTGTGCAAAGTGGGCAAGTACAACATCTGCCTGAATGGGAAACATTGTCCGACGAAGAACCATGACGGTAACTGCTCGAACTTCTTCGCGCACTATGCGGACTGTTGCTTCAAGCTGCCGGACCACGTTACGATGGAGGAGGGCGCACTGCTGGAACCGTTGGCCGTCGGTGTGTATGCCGGACGGCGGGCGGACATTCGGTTGGGCAACAGCGTCATCATCTTCGGTGCCGGTCCGATCGGACTGATTTCACTGATCGTGGCGAAAGCGATGGGGGCGACCAGAACGGTGGTGTTGGATCTGGCAAAGGCCAGTAACCGGTTGGAGGTGGCCAAAAAGCTCGGTGCTACGGAAGTAATACCGATTGGTGCGGCCGACAAGGAGGAGGACATCGTGAAAAAGATACAGAGTGCGTTGGGCGGCCCGGCAGACCGCGTGCTGGAGTGTACCGGCTCGCAGTCGGGAATGCGCATATCCATCAAAGCGACGCGCAATGCCGGCACCGTGTGTTTGGTCGGGTTGGGCAAGGAGGAAGTGCAGCTACCGATGGTGGATGCAATTTCTCGCGAAATTCAAATCATCACCGTTATGCGTTACAATCACGA CTATCCGGCCGCCTTGGAAATCGTATCCAGTGGGTACGTCGATGTGAAGCCGCTGGTGTCACACCATTTCGCACTGAAGGACGTGAACGAAGCATTCCGGGTGGCTGCATCGGGCGAAGGTTTGAAGGTGATGGTGCATCTTACTCCACGAGACACCAACAACCCGACGAAGTTTGTTAACTGA
- the LOC128296711 gene encoding sorbitol dehydrogenase-like, producing the protein MAPNKNLAATVYGPNDLRLDERPIPDPAFNEVVVEVDSCGICGTDIHFLKDGGFGAQRLIKPIVLGHESAGVVRKVGSSVTHLKVGDRVAIEPAAGCRTCDLCKVGKYNICLDGKHCTTQKHDGNCSNYYAQYADCCFKLPDHVTMEEGALLEPLAVAVYAGRRAQIGLGQKVVIFGAGPIGLVCLIAAKAMGATRTVILDLEHAKHRLEIAKKLGVTGTIGIRKEDTEDDLVKRIHEILGGPADRVLECSGSQPGMRISIKATRNAGRICLVGLGNKDVQLPMVDAISREIEITTAMRYNHDYPAALEIVASGYVDVKPLVSHHFDLQDVHEAFRVASQGEGIKIMIHLVPRDTNNPTKFIN; encoded by the exons ATGGCACCGAACAAAAACCTTGCCGCCACGGTTTACGGACCAAATGACCTTCGTCTGGACGAGCGTCCCATACCGGATCCGGCCTTTAACGAGGTAGTGGTGGAGGTCGATAGTTGTGGTATCTGCGGTACGGACATCCACTTCTTGAAGGATGGTGGTTTCGGTGCCCAGCGCCTAATCAAACCAATAGTGCTCGGGCACGAGTCGGCCGGTGTCGTGCGCAAGGTGGGCAGCTCAGTGACGCACCTGAAGGTGGGCGATCGGGTCGCGATCGAACCGGCAGCCGGTTGCCGCACGTGTGATCTGTGCAAAGTGGGCAAGTACAACATCTGTCTGGATGGGAAACATTGTACGACCCAGAAGCATGATGGCAACTGTTCGAACTACTATGCGCAGTATGCGGACTGTTGCTTCAAGCTGCCGGACCATGTTACGATGGAGGAGGGCGCACTGCTGGAACCGTTGGCGGTTGCCGTCTATGCGGGCCGGCGAGCTCAGATAGGTTTGGGACAAAAGGTGGTCATCTTTGGCGCGGGCCCGATTGGGTTGGTGTGTTTGATTGCTGCCAAAGCGATGGGAGCTACCCGTACAGTGATTCTAGATCTGGAGCATGCGAAACACCGGCTAGAAATTGCTAAAAAGCTCGGTGTTACCGGCACGATTGGAATACGCAAGGAGGACACGGAAGACGATCTGGTGAAAAGAATCCACGAGATTCTGGGTGGTCCAGCCGATCGTGTGCTGGAATGTTCCGGTTCGCAGCCCGGAATGCGCATATCGATCAAGGCAACGAGGAACGCCGGCCGCATCTGTTTGGTGGGATTGGGCAACAAAGATGTGCAGCTGCCGATGGTGGATGCAATCTCGCGGGAAATCGAAATCACCACTGCCATGCGTTACAATCACGA CTACCCAGCCGCACTGGAAATCGTCGCCAGCGGGTACGTCGACGTGAAGCCACTGGTTTCACACCATTTTGACCTGCAGGACGTGCATGAGGCATTTCGGGTTGCATCGCAGGGTGAGGGAATTAAAATTATGATCCATCTCGTTCCGCGGGACACTAACAACCCTACAAAGTTTATCAACTGA